CGCCCTCCGTTCCCGGCGCCGGCCGCCGGCGCCGCTCTCCATCTCCGAGTTTGCGACACGATCCTTTAGGAACGCTTAGAAGGCGAAAAACTCGTTCTGGCACGCGACAGCGCCACTCGGCACAGGTCAGTACAGGATGGACGGAAAGTAGCAACCGGCAGGCTCTTGATAGGCGCCGATGGTCATCAGCGTGCAGGGCTTCACCACGCGCATCCCCGCCGCCAGCGCCCAGCGGAAGAAGGAGGCCTGCCGGATCGGCAGCAGCAACGCCGGCTGTTCCGGTGCGAAGGCCGCTGCATCTGAGATCAGCGCCTGCATCGCTTCGTCGGATTCGGCAACTCCGTGGCCGCGCATCGAAAGCCCGGAGCTGTACGCGACGATGCGGCCCCCGCGCACGGCCACCGCCGGCGCGAAGCGCCCCAGACCGTCGCGCAGCTCGCCCGTGCGCGGGAAACCATGCACACGCTCACAGAGCGCGCCGCAGGTGTCCAGATCCGCCTCGGTCATCGGCCGCACTTCGATGTCCGCGGTTGGCTCAGCCTTCGGCGTGCCGGACACGAGCACCAGCGGCTCGCGCGCCTCGAACCCCAGCGAGGCGTACAGCGGCATTGAGGTCGTGTTGAAAGCGTCCTGCACCAGCCGCACGCCCGCGGCACCGGCCGTGTGCTCAAGCAAGGCCCGCATCAGCGCCTTGCCCACGCCGCCGGCCTGCGCCCGCGGATCGACGGAGACCGGGCCGACGCCGACGATCGGGTCGCGCTCATGCGCGTAGGCGGAGCCGAGCAGATGGCCTTCCGCTTCGGCCACCACGCCATAGCACTGCTCGTGCGCAATGCTGAAGCGCGCCGAGCGCACTGCGGACTCCGGCGTGGGGAAATCCGTGGGGAAGTTGTGCTGCTCGGCGATGCCTTTGAAGGCGGCGTAGATGATGCGGCCCGCCTCATCAACATCGGCGGCGGTCGCTTCGCGGATCTTCATGATTTCCTCTCAGCTTTTGAGCTGCGAATGGAACGTTTCGCCAACGGGAGGTCGGGCGCATGGATAGCGGCGACAGTCTCAAAAGGCGCACTCACCGATCGCGGCGTTCCAGCGCGACGAGCGGAAGCTGGCGGCTGGTCCGCGCCTGGTGCTCCAGCAGGAACGGGTAGGCCGCACTCATCCTCGTCCACGTCTGCGCACGCTCTTCGCCAGCAAGCACCCGCGCACGCCCGGCGAAGCGCTCGCTGCCCACCTCAACCGTGACATCGGGATACTTCAGGAGATTGCGATACCAGGCGGGATCGTGCGGTGCGCCGAGGTTGGACGCGGAGACGACCAGGCGCCCGTCGTCCGCGAAGTAGCGCAGCGGCGTCGTGCGCTGCAGGCCGCTCTTGGCGCCGGTCGCGGTCAGCAAGAGCAGCAGCCTGCCCGCCATTGCGCCGCCAACAACGCCCCCGTTCGCGCGGAACTCGTCGACCACCCTCCGGTTGACCTCGTGCTGGCACGTCACGCCGCTTCACGCTCCGGAGTCTTGCGGGCCGACGGCGGCCCGGGTCGGAGCAGAGCGCAGCCCCGCGCTTGCGCCGCTCCGCCGCACGCCGCACAGTGTACAACGCCGCGGCGCCAGCTCACGGCGGCCGCCGGAGGGAGAGTGCGATGGATCAGTCTGCCCGCTTCGAGGCCGGCCTGGAGACGCGGCGCGCGGTGCTTGGCTCCGACTATGTCGACCGCGCGCTGGCCAACGCCGACGAGTTCACGCAGCCGTTTCAAGAGTTCGTGACCACGCAGGCGTGGAACGACATCTGGAACCGGCCGGGCCTGGACCGAAGAACGCGCAGTATTGTCAACCTCGCCACGCTCACGGCGCTCGGCCGCTCTCAGGAGCTGGCCACACATGTGCGCGGCGCCCTGACCAACGGCGTCACGCCGGAGGAGATCCGCGAGGTCTTCTTCCAGCTCGCCGGCTACGCGGGCTTCCCCGCCGCGGTGGAAGCCTTTCGCGCCGCGCAGCCGATCGTCGCCGAGTGGCGCTCCAAACACCCCACCCCCTGACGCCCTCTCTCCAGTTCCTGGAGAGAGGGCGTCAGGGGGTGGGGCCGAGCGCCTCGATCTCGGCGTCGGTCAGGCCGGCTTCGCGCAGGACCTCTTCGGTATGCTGTCCGCGCTGCGGCGCCGGCGAGCGGATCGCACCCGGCGTCTCCGACAACTTCACCGAGACGCCGACCTGCTTCACGGTGCCGAACTCTGGGTGCGGCACGTCTACAAGCATCTGCCGCGCCGCGATCTGCGGGTCGCGTTCTAGCTCGTCCAGCTCGTACACGGGCGCGACGCAAACATCCTTGTCTTGTAGGGCGGCAAACCATTCGTCGCGCGTCTTCATCGCGATCGCTGCGCGCAGCACCGCGCGGACCTCTTCGCGGCGTGCGGTGTCGCCCTGCGTGCCCGCGAGGTCCGGGCGGCCCACCGCCGTCATCAGGTTGTCGTAGAACCACGGCTCGTTGGCGCCGAGGGAGAGATACTGACCGTCCTTGCAGCGGTACAGCCCGTAGTATGGCAGTGCCCCCGTCAGGCGATGGACCCCGCGCCGCACGAACTCGCCGGTGCCGTAGGACTCGCTCAGCGCCGCCGCGAGCAACGTCAAAATGCCTTCGGTCATGCTGATGTCCACGTACTGCCCGCGGCCCGTGCGCTCACGCGCCCACAGCGCCGTCAGGATGCCGATCACCGCATGCATGCCGCCGCCGGCGTAGTCGCCCAGCAGGTTCGCCGGAAAGTAGGGCGGGCCGTCGGCGGGGCCGGTGATGCTCAGCGCCCCGGCCATCGCGGCGTAGTTGATGTCGTGCCCGACGAGCAGCCGGTACGGCCCTTGCTGGCCGTAGCCGCTGATCGAGCAGTAGACCAGGCGCGGATTGCGCGCCGCCAGCGTCTCGAAATCCACGCCCAGCCGCTTGACCACGCCGGGGCGGTAGCCCTCGATCACCACATCGGCGCGATCCGCGAGCCGGTAGAAGGCCGCTAGTGCTTCCGGCGCCTTGAGGTTCAGCGCCACGCTGCGCTTGTTGCGGTCGAGTGCCCTGAAGGCCGCGAGGCGACGTTCGCGCTGCTCGCGTTGCGGATCGGCTTCGCGCTCACGCTCCATCACGGCGCGGCGGCCGCCTCCGGGCTCTTCGATGCGAATCACGTCGGCGCCCAGGTCGGCGAGAATCATCGTGCAGTGCGGACCGGGCGCCAGCCGGGTGAGGTCGAGCACGCGGATGTTGTCGAGCGGCAGCACAAAGTACCTCGAACATCGATAGAATCGGGGCGTTCGGCCCCGCCGAATTGTAGCGTGCCCCGCGCGGCGCCGCGGTTATGCTCGCGCCGCCTTGACGCGTGGCCGCAACGCTCCCTACGATCGGCCAACCATCAGCAGGTTCCGGCGAAACGCCCGATGGTTGTGGAGGAACCGAAAGAGTTCCCTGTGCAAGCTTTGAATCTCGGCGCGCCCGGCAAAGACTGCGGCACTGCCATCGCCCGCGTGGCCTCGTTGACCGCCGTGACGAATGCGTTCGCCTGGCTCGACCGGCACCCTGCCGCCTGCGAGCGCGAGACCGCGGCGATCGCCGAGATCCCGGCGCCGACCTTCGGCGAAGAGCGCCGCGCCGCCTATGTCGCACAGCGGCTGCAGGAGCTGGGCGCCGAGCAGGTGCACGGTTTCGGGCTGGGCAACGTCGCCGGCCGCTTCGGCCCGACCACGGGCGAGGGCATCGCGCTGCTTGCGCACCTCGATACAGTCTTCACCGAAGCCGTAGATCACCGCGTCTCGCGGCGCGGCGGCCGCCTCTACGGCCCCGGCGTGGGAGACAATTCGGCCGGCGTGGCGGGCACGATCACGGCGCTGGCGGCGGCGCAGGCCGCGGGGCTGCGCTTCGAGCGTCCGGTGTGGGTTGTGGGTAACGTCGGCGAAGAGGGCCTGGGCGACCTGCGCGGCTCGCGCGACACGATGGAGCACTTCGCGGGCCGGCTGAGCGCCGTACTCGCGATCGAGGGCACGATGCTTGGCCGCCTGGGGCATGTGGCGGTGGGCAGCCGCCGGCTGAAGGTCCGCTTCCACGCTGAGGGCGGGCATAGCTGGCTCGACTTCGGCAAGGCCAGCGCCGTGCACGCGGCGGTGCAGGCGGCGGCCGAGATCGCGCGGCTGAAGGTGCCAACCGAGCCGCGCACCACCTTCAACATCGGCCGCATCAGCGGCGGCGACGGCGTCAACGTGGTGGCGCCATCGGCCGAGCTGCTGCTGGACATGCGCTCGGTCGGCGTGGCGGCGCTTGCCGATCTCTCGGATCGGGTCGAAGAGATCCTGCGGCGCGCGGCTGGTCCCGAGATCACAGTCGAGATCGAAGAGGTGGGCCAGCGGCCGGCGGGTTCGATCCCGCGCACACATCCGTTGATGCAGCTCTGCGCCGCCGTGCTTCTGCGCGTGGGGGTGCGCCCGGAACCCACTGCCGGCAGCACCGACGCCAACATTCCGCTCAGCCAGGGTATACCGGCGCTGGCGCTGGGCGTCACGCGCGGCGCCGGCATCCACAGCGCCAGCGAGTGGATCGAGATCGCGCCGATGCGGCAGGGCGTGCAGCAGCTCGTGCTCGTCTGCGCGGCGCTGGCGGGAGTGGCCGAATGACGAGCGCGGACGAGCCGGTGCTCTACGAGCAGGACGGCGCGATCGTCACGATCACGCTCAACCGCCCGGAGAAGATGAACAACTTCGGCGGCGGCCTCTTCCAGGCGCTGGGCGAAGCCTACCGCCGCTTCCGCGACGACGATGCGGCGAGCGTCGCGATCCTCACGGGCGCGGGCAAGGCGTTTTGCGCCGGCGGCGACCTGACCGAGATGGCCCGCCGAGCGAGCGCAGCCGCGCCGCAGGAGCCGCAGAGTCCGGAGCAGCGGCGCCGCGGTTACTTCCAGAACCGCCGCGTGACCTATCTGACCGACATCTACAAGCCGATCATCGGCGCGATCAACGGCTACTGCTTCGCCGGCGGGCTGGAGATCGCGCTGACCTGCCATTTCCGCATCGGCGCGGCCAGCTCCGAGTACGGCGTGCTCAACCGCCGCTTTTCCGTACCGCTGATCGACGGCGGCACGTATCGCCTGCCGCTCGTCGTTGGCCTGGGCAACGCGCTGTACCTGATCCAGACCGGCCGCCGCATCGACGCCGCCGAGGCGCTGCGCATGGGCCTGATCCAGGAGCTTGTGCTCGACGCCGAGCTACTGCCGCGGGCGCGCGAGCTGGCGCAGATCATGGCGGCCGTGCCGCAGGCGGGCCTGCGCGGCGACACCGAGGCCGTGCTGCGCGGCCTGGGCAAGACGCCGGACGATGCGCTGCCGCAGGAGATGATCATCGGCAGCACCGTGCTGCAGTCGGACGATTTCCGCCGCGGCCCCGCCCGCTTCGCCGCCAAGACCTACGACAAGACAACGGGCTGAGACCGCGACCAGAAGCGCCTACTCGGACCGCACGCCCCCGACCCGTCGCACACTGAGCACCACTTCGCGTCCGTCCACATTCTGCGTGTCGCTGAAGGCGCCGGGCTCCGGCTCGCCCTCGCGCAGGACGAGCGCCAGCAGCTCCGACTTCGCGTAGTCGGCGTATTGTTCCATGACGCGGCGCACCTCGGCGTCGCCTCGATACGTCACGGAGATGCGGTCGGCGATCTCGAAGCCGCCGTCGCGACGCATCGTCTGCAAGCGGTGCACCAGCTCCCGCGCCAGTCCCTCGTCGGCCAGCTCCGGGGTGATCGTCGTGTCCAGCGCGGCGGTGTAGCCGGCCTCCTGCGCCACGGTGTAGCCGGGCGGCTCCGAGGCCGTGACCAGCACCTCATCCGGCTCCAGCGTGAAACCGTCCAGCACGACGGGCGCATCGTTGGCCACCGATTCCGCCACGTCGGCCGGGTTCGCCGCGGCCAGCGCGTTGCGGATCAGGCCGATCGCCTTGCCGTACTTCGGCCCGAGCTTCGGCAGGTTCGGCCGCAGCTGGTAACTCAACAGGCCATCGCGGTGGCTGAGCACCCGCAGCGAGCGCACGTTCAGCTCCTCCAGCAGCGTCGGCGCCAGCCGCGCCAGCGCCTCGGACTCGCCCGGCACGCGCGTTTGCACGGCCAGTTCGGCCAGCGGCTGCCGCACCTTCACCCGAGCTTTTGCCCGCGCCGCGCGGCCCAGACTTGCGAGGCGCATCACCAGCCGCACCTCGCGGCTGAGTGACTCGTCGATCAGCTCGCGACGCACGGCGGGCCAGTCAGAGAGATGCACACTCTCCGGCGCCCCGGCGTCGACGCCGCGCACAAGGTTCTGCCAGAGCTCGTCGGCGACGAACGGCGCCAGCGGCGCCGTCAGCTGCGCCACGGTGACCAGGCACGTGTACAGCGTGCTGTACGCCGCGAGCTTGTCCTGGTCCGATTCGCTCTTCCAGAAGCGGCGGCGGCTGCGACGTACGTACCAGTTGGACAGATCTTCGACAAACTCCTGGACAGCGCGGCCGGCCTCCGTCGGGTTGTAGAGGTCAAATTCCTTTGTCACCCGCTCGACGGTCAGGTTGAGCTCGGACAGCACCCAGCGATCGAGCTCCGATCGCTCCCCTCTGCCCGCACCGGGCGTCCAGCCGTCGAGGTTCGCGTACGTCACGAAGAAGCTGTAGGTGTTCCAGAGCGTCAGCAGGAAGCGGCGCACGCTCTCGCCCACCTGCTCCGTGCTGAAGCGGCGCGGCTGGCCCATCGGCGAAGCCGTGTAAAGATACCAGCGCGTCGCGTCGGCGCCGTAGCGGTCCAGCGGCTCCCACGGATCCACGACATTGCCGCGCGACTTGCTCATCTTCTCGCCACGTCCGTCGAGGACGTGGCCCAGGCAGATCACGTTGCGGTAGGAGATCCCCTCCGGCACGGCCTCGACCGCGTTGAGCAGCGTCGCCTCGGCGTGCAGCGTGTAGAACCAGCCGCGCGTCTGGTCGATCGCCTCGCAGATGAAGTCTGCCGGGTAGCGCTGCTTGAACAGGTCCTTGTTCTCGAACGGATAGTGCCACTGCGCGTAGGGCATGGCGCCCGAGTCGTACCAGGCGTCGAGCACTTCGGGCACACGGCGCATCTGGCCGCCGCAGTTGTCGCAGCGCAGCAGCACGGTGTCCACGTAGGGCCGGTGCAGCTCCGGCAGCCCATCCACGACCACCGGATCGACGGCGCGCTCCCGCAGCTCGGCCACTGAGCCGATGCAGTCGGCCGCGTCGCAGTCCGGCGACTCGCAGCGCCAGACGGGCATCGGCGTGCCCCAGTAGCGCTCGCGCGAGACCGACCAGTCGATGTTGTTCTCCAGCCAGTCGCCGAAGCGGCCGCGCTTGATGTAGTCGGGATACCAGTTGATCCGCTCGTTGTTGGCGAGCAGGCTGTCTTTCCAGCGCGTGGTGCGGATGTACCACGAGGTGCGGGCGTAGTAGAGCAGCGGCGTGTCGCAGCGCCAGCAGAACGGGTACGTGTGGCGAATCGTCCCGCTCTTCCAGAGCAGGCCGCGCTCGCGCAAGTCCGCTGTGATCACCGGGTCCGCCTGCTTGACGAAGTGGCCATCCCAGGGCTGGCCGGGAGAGATCATGTTGCCGCGCGCATCCACCGGCTGCACGAACAGCAGCTTGCGGCGCTTGCCCATCTCCAGGTCGTCGGCGCCGAAGGCCGGGGCGATGTGCACCACGCCGGTGCCTTCTTCCATCGAGACAAAATCGGCGGCCTGCACGCGGCGCTCAGGGCCGCTTTCGCCCGCGGGGATCGGCGCCACGTGGCCCTCGTCATCGAAGGTCATCGCCGGCACGCCCCAGTCGCGCGGCTCGTACAGCGGCACGTAGGCCAGGCCGACGAGGGCGCTGCCGAGGAAGGTGCCCAGCACTAGCGCCTCGTGCTCCGCGCCGACCGC
The sequence above is drawn from the Dehalococcoidia bacterium genome and encodes:
- a CDS encoding GNAT family N-acetyltransferase, yielding MKIREATAADVDEAGRIIYAAFKGIAEQHNFPTDFPTPESAVRSARFSIAHEQCYGVVAEAEGHLLGSAYAHERDPIVGVGPVSVDPRAQAGGVGKALMRALLEHTAGAAGVRLVQDAFNTTSMPLYASLGFEAREPLVLVSGTPKAEPTADIEVRPMTEADLDTCGALCERVHGFPRTGELRDGLGRFAPAVAVRGGRIVAYSSGLSMRGHGVAESDEAMQALISDAAAFAPEQPALLLPIRQASFFRWALAAGMRVVKPCTLMTIGAYQEPAGCYFPSILY
- a CDS encoding nitroreductase/quinone reductase family protein, whose protein sequence is MVDEFRANGGVVGGAMAGRLLLLLTATGAKSGLQRTTPLRYFADDGRLVVSASNLGAPHDPAWYRNLLKYPDVTVEVGSERFAGRARVLAGEERAQTWTRMSAAYPFLLEHQARTSRQLPLVALERRDR
- a CDS encoding carboxymuconolactone decarboxylase family protein is translated as MDQSARFEAGLETRRAVLGSDYVDRALANADEFTQPFQEFVTTQAWNDIWNRPGLDRRTRSIVNLATLTALGRSQELATHVRGALTNGVTPEEIREVFFQLAGYAGFPAAVEAFRAAQPIVAEWRSKHPTP
- a CDS encoding CaiB/BaiF CoA-transferase family protein, whose amino-acid sequence is MLPLDNIRVLDLTRLAPGPHCTMILADLGADVIRIEEPGGGRRAVMEREREADPQREQRERRLAAFRALDRNKRSVALNLKAPEALAAFYRLADRADVVIEGYRPGVVKRLGVDFETLAARNPRLVYCSISGYGQQGPYRLLVGHDINYAAMAGALSITGPADGPPYFPANLLGDYAGGGMHAVIGILTALWARERTGRGQYVDISMTEGILTLLAAALSESYGTGEFVRRGVHRLTGALPYYGLYRCKDGQYLSLGANEPWFYDNLMTAVGRPDLAGTQGDTARREEVRAVLRAAIAMKTRDEWFAALQDKDVCVAPVYELDELERDPQIAARQMLVDVPHPEFGTVKQVGVSVKLSETPGAIRSPAPQRGQHTEEVLREAGLTDAEIEALGPTP
- a CDS encoding M20/M25/M40 family metallo-hydrolase codes for the protein MQALNLGAPGKDCGTAIARVASLTAVTNAFAWLDRHPAACERETAAIAEIPAPTFGEERRAAYVAQRLQELGAEQVHGFGLGNVAGRFGPTTGEGIALLAHLDTVFTEAVDHRVSRRGGRLYGPGVGDNSAGVAGTITALAAAQAAGLRFERPVWVVGNVGEEGLGDLRGSRDTMEHFAGRLSAVLAIEGTMLGRLGHVAVGSRRLKVRFHAEGGHSWLDFGKASAVHAAVQAAAEIARLKVPTEPRTTFNIGRISGGDGVNVVAPSAELLLDMRSVGVAALADLSDRVEEILRRAAGPEITVEIEEVGQRPAGSIPRTHPLMQLCAAVLLRVGVRPEPTAGSTDANIPLSQGIPALALGVTRGAGIHSASEWIEIAPMRQGVQQLVLVCAALAGVAE
- a CDS encoding enoyl-CoA hydratase-related protein, whose translation is MTSADEPVLYEQDGAIVTITLNRPEKMNNFGGGLFQALGEAYRRFRDDDAASVAILTGAGKAFCAGGDLTEMARRASAAAPQEPQSPEQRRRGYFQNRRVTYLTDIYKPIIGAINGYCFAGGLEIALTCHFRIGAASSEYGVLNRRFSVPLIDGGTYRLPLVVGLGNALYLIQTGRRIDAAEALRMGLIQELVLDAELLPRARELAQIMAAVPQAGLRGDTEAVLRGLGKTPDDALPQEMIIGSTVLQSDDFRRGPARFAAKTYDKTTG
- the ileS gene encoding isoleucine--tRNA ligase — its product is MTMSKPAFQPVSSKVDFPALETRIAAFWKANEIFRKSVEQRPEKDLFVFYEGPPTANGKPGIHHVLARAFKDAIPRYQTMRGKRVPRKGGWDTHGLPVELEVERALGLRSKPDIEAYGVEAFNKKCKESVFAYIQDWERMTERIGFWVDMSDAYVTYADSYIESGWWIMKSLWDGGLVFQDYRSAPYCPRCGTGLSSHELSLGYQDDVPDPSVYIKFRLEQQHGASPMLRLGDGVPTFVLAWTTTPWTLPGNTALAVDPNATYALIEVAGPASSPSDAAGAPADRERLILAQPLVEHAVGAEHEALVLGTFLGSALVGLAYVPLYEPRDWGVPAMTFDDEGHVAPIPAGESGPERRVQAADFVSMEEGTGVVHIAPAFGADDLEMGKRRKLLFVQPVDARGNMISPGQPWDGHFVKQADPVITADLRERGLLWKSGTIRHTYPFCWRCDTPLLYYARTSWYIRTTRWKDSLLANNERINWYPDYIKRGRFGDWLENNIDWSVSRERYWGTPMPVWRCESPDCDAADCIGSVAELRERAVDPVVVDGLPELHRPYVDTVLLRCDNCGGQMRRVPEVLDAWYDSGAMPYAQWHYPFENKDLFKQRYPADFICEAIDQTRGWFYTLHAEATLLNAVEAVPEGISYRNVICLGHVLDGRGEKMSKSRGNVVDPWEPLDRYGADATRWYLYTASPMGQPRRFSTEQVGESVRRFLLTLWNTYSFFVTYANLDGWTPGAGRGERSELDRWVLSELNLTVERVTKEFDLYNPTEAGRAVQEFVEDLSNWYVRRSRRRFWKSESDQDKLAAYSTLYTCLVTVAQLTAPLAPFVADELWQNLVRGVDAGAPESVHLSDWPAVRRELIDESLSREVRLVMRLASLGRAARAKARVKVRQPLAELAVQTRVPGESEALARLAPTLLEELNVRSLRVLSHRDGLLSYQLRPNLPKLGPKYGKAIGLIRNALAAANPADVAESVANDAPVVLDGFTLEPDEVLVTASEPPGYTVAQEAGYTAALDTTITPELADEGLARELVHRLQTMRRDGGFEIADRISVTYRGDAEVRRVMEQYADYAKSELLALVLREGEPEPGAFSDTQNVDGREVVLSVRRVGGVRSE